From the Streptomyces syringium genome, one window contains:
- a CDS encoding DUF6233 domain-containing protein has product MEQLFTPDERARIEAAARETGHSPRDWVRAVVLHHLDSGDFEETDTAHGALATRAEHPGPYRPGLEDALWLVTTHRRSGRLLMELHHAGCWVPKGGEDAMTTAEARDQLASDGARPCDACQPQRFLARY; this is encoded by the coding sequence ATGGAGCAGCTCTTCACCCCTGATGAACGTGCCCGTATCGAGGCCGCTGCGCGAGAGACCGGCCACTCCCCGCGCGATTGGGTGCGCGCGGTCGTTCTGCACCACCTCGACAGCGGGGACTTCGAGGAGACCGATACCGCGCACGGCGCCCTCGCCACCCGCGCGGAGCACCCCGGACCGTACCGGCCCGGGCTCGAGGACGCCCTCTGGCTCGTCACCACGCACCGCCGGTCGGGCAGGCTCCTGATGGAGCTGCATCACGCGGGCTGCTGGGTGCCCAAGGGCGGCGAGGACGCCATGACCACCGCGGAGGCCCGCGACCAGCTCGCGTCGGACGGCGCCCGGCCCTGCGACGCCTGCCAGCCGCAGAGGTTCCTCGCCCGCTACTGA
- a CDS encoding DUF6126 family protein — MTDDPAGQAAPPRDLGAGSEKYKEKAVAFRVLIYVVVSHLLAGFIWLLFYLGEHAPK; from the coding sequence GTGACCGACGACCCGGCCGGGCAGGCCGCGCCCCCGCGCGACCTCGGCGCAGGCAGTGAGAAGTACAAGGAGAAGGCCGTGGCCTTCCGCGTGCTCATCTACGTCGTCGTCAGCCACCTGCTCGCCGGCTTCATCTGGCTGCTCTTCTACCTCGGCGAGCACGCGCCGAAGTAG
- a CDS encoding ArsR/SmtB family transcription factor — protein sequence MRVPLYQAKAEFFRMLGHPVRIRVLELLQDGPMPVRDLLAAIGIEASSLSQQLAVLRRSGIVTATREGPTVVYALAGGDVAELLAAARRLLTQVLTGQEELLTELREAERPDAP from the coding sequence GTGCGGGTGCCGCTCTACCAGGCGAAGGCGGAGTTCTTCCGGATGCTCGGGCACCCCGTGCGCATCCGGGTGCTGGAGCTCCTCCAGGACGGGCCGATGCCGGTGCGGGACCTTCTCGCCGCCATCGGGATCGAGGCCTCCAGCCTCTCGCAGCAGTTGGCCGTGCTGCGTCGCTCCGGCATCGTCACCGCCACCCGCGAGGGCCCCACCGTCGTCTACGCCCTGGCGGGCGGGGACGTCGCGGAGCTGCTGGCGGCCGCCCGGCGGCTGCTCACCCAGGTCCTGACCGGCCAGGAGGAGCTCCTGACGGAACTGCGCGAGGCCGAGCGGCCGGACGCCCCCTGA
- a CDS encoding pyridoxamine 5'-phosphate oxidase family protein encodes MTNMPPARSAEQRKSDVLERLEKDQDAWVSTADRDGGPLLAPLSFVWHDGTLVMCTRTTNRTARNLAANGEARIALGHTRDVILIDADAETVAGADLPAAAADAFAAKLAWDPRERDTWVYLRFRPRRLLAWREENELEGRELMRNGEWRV; translated from the coding sequence ATGACGAACATGCCACCGGCGCGCAGTGCCGAGCAGCGGAAGTCCGACGTGCTGGAACGGCTGGAGAAGGACCAGGACGCGTGGGTGTCCACGGCGGACCGCGACGGCGGGCCGCTGCTGGCCCCGCTGTCCTTCGTCTGGCACGACGGCACGCTGGTGATGTGCACCCGCACCACCAACCGCACCGCCCGCAACCTCGCGGCGAACGGCGAGGCCCGCATCGCCCTCGGTCACACCCGGGACGTGATCCTCATCGATGCCGACGCCGAGACCGTCGCCGGGGCCGACCTCCCGGCCGCGGCGGCCGACGCCTTCGCCGCGAAGCTGGCGTGGGACCCCCGGGAACGCGACACCTGGGTGTACCTCCGCTTCCGGCCCCGTCGGCTCCTGGCCTGGCGGGAGGAGAACGAGCTGGAGGGACGGGAATTGATGAGGAACGGGGAGTGGCGGGTATGA